The Planktothrix agardhii NIES-204 genomic interval GACGTTATTTTCAACAACGTAGAAAACAACTTCAAGAAGCTAAAAAGTTTCGAGCTTTAAAGAAATGGAACAAAAAAGAGCAACGATGGATGGAAGCTATTAACCATACAGTCAGTCGCCGAATTGTTCGTTTTGCCCAATACCATAACGCCGATATTGTTATAGAGGATTTGGAAGGATGTCGTAAAACCATGAAACAGAGCCAGAAATCTCGTTCTGATTCTGGTCAATCTCGGCATAGTTGGTCTTATTATTCTTTGGAACAAAAACTTAATTATAAGTTGGCTCTTAAAGGATTGAAATTAATTAAAAGACCTGCGCCATATACCTCAAAATCTTGTTCAACTTGTGGTGTTATTGGCAAAAGAAATCGGCACGATTTTAATTGCCCTAATGGTCACTACCACAATTCTGATTTTAATGCTGCACGAAATCTGTCTCAATGGGATGGTTTCGCTTGTGATTTAAACCTAAAGAGAGATGCTTCTGTAATGGATTCATCCGGTTTAAATTATGGGGTGTTTGGCGCACCCCCGAACTCGGTGAAAAACAATCAAAAAGAGTATATTCAACTGTCTTTATTTGATTGGGCTAGATACGAGAATCCCACCCCTTTAGCGTAGCGTAGGGGTGGGAGTGTCAACTACAATAGAGGAAACCCGAAAAACTAATGGCAAGGATACGCATTCACGCCATTAGAACTTGTAGAGTAATCTGTATATTTAACAGTTAAAACTGAAATTCACTATTAGCATGACATCTGAACATATCCGCCAACGCTCCGAAATTCTCGGCACTCAAGTTATCACCCGTGACAGAGGTAGACGACTTGGAATCGTCAGCCAATTATGGGTAGACATAGATCAGCGTGAAATTGTAGCGATCGGAATCCGTAATAATATTCTAGCGATCGCTGGAATGCCAAAATTTATGTACCTGAGTAGTATCCGCGAAATCGGGGACGTAATTTTGGTGGATGATGATACCGTCCTCGAAGAAGACGTGGATGTAGAAAACTACAGTACCCTGATCAACAGTGAGGTCATTACCGAAACCGGGGAACCCCTAGGACGGGTGCGGGGCTTCAAATTCGATACCCGGGATGGCAAACTAGAATCTTTGATTATTGCCTCCATCGGTCTGCCTCAAATTCCTGAACAGGTGATCAGCACATATCAATTGTCCATTGAGGAAGTTGTTAGTAGTGGCCCGAATCGCTTAATTGTCTTTGAAGGGTCGGAAGATAGACTGCAACAGTTATCCGTCGGTCTGTTAGAACGTTTAGGTTTAGGAGAAGCACCTTGGGAAAAAGAAGATGAGGGAATATATTATCCCCCAACGGTAAAACCTGCTAACCAGTTAGGCACCGGACTACCCCAAACGGCTCCACAACGAGCGAATCGCGCCCCGGCGGTGGCTCAGGAAGCATCTTGGGATGAAAATGATGCCTGGGAAGAACATCCCGCCCCAGTTCAGCCTTTACGCCAACCCCAACCGATTTACGATGACTATGAAGAAGAAGATAATTGGGGCGATGTGGAACGGGATGAGGATGATCGTTATCGAGAACGGGAATTAGTTCCGATTGACCCAACCCCCCGTAAAGAACAAAAGCTCTATGCCAGAGAGTTAGACTATGAATATGAAAATCAGGTAGATTCCGATGCTTGGGATGAGGGCGAAAATCCCAAACCCTATCAACCTCCTCGAATTAATATTCCAGAAAAAACAAAAATTCCCGAATACGAGGAATAGAAAATATCAACCTAACCCCAAAATAACCCCCGGCTAAACACTAGATACCTATTCCGTTCATGGTATCGGCGGAACAGTTGGGGCTATTTTAACGGGAGTTTTTGCTACAAAAAGTGTCAATCCGGCTGGATTTGATGGACTTTTGTATGGCAATCCAGGGCAATTAATTCCTCAAATTGTTGGGGTAGTTGCTACCTACGTTTTTGCTGGGGCTGGAACTTTTGTGATTATCAAAATTCTCGGTTCCTTGATGGAATTGCGAGTTAGACCGATGGTCGAAGAACAAGTCACATCAAATCAAAGGCGGTTGAAACCGCATCTACACAAACAAAACCCGCCGACGCGGGTTAAAGATTCTGGGGGCGGATTTTTCCTATCCACATACCATATAAGTCCGCGCAGGCGGACATCGTTTGTGTAGCCACGATTTCAATCGCCGAGGGCCTTATTATGAGGAATATCACATCAAATTAAAGTATTTTCATTGCTTCCACAACTTTTTGAGAAATAAAAGGTAAAATTTCCTCGTTCTTACTTTGGGCTTTTCCCTCCGTAAATACTACTAATAAATAAGATTGAGTCGAATTAAGTTCAATATAAGCCGCATCATGGCGAACTTGGCTAGTATGTCCGGCTTTTGACCAGAGTTTTGCCGTTTTAGGTAATCCACCTCCTAGAAAACCTGCGACTTGATTCTCTGGATTTTTCGCTAAATCTTTGGGGTCAAGACTGCGTTGAATTAATGTCATCATCTGACCAGAAGCAATCGAAGAAACCGCCACCCCACCAATAATACTATGCAATAATCTCGCGGTGGCATTAGTGGTTAACATATTGCGATTTTCCATTAATTCCCCTACAAAAATTCGTTCTCGACCATAGGCTCCATCACCCCAAGTTTTTTGATTCACATTAATTGATTCAAATTCCGGCCAGTTGAGGGTTTGTAAATAACGATTAACTAAATTGCGCTGACTTTTCCAGGTTTCAAACGGCCCTGTTGGTAATTCTGGGCCGCTTGTAGTTCCAGTTAATACATCAACTACTAAACTGGTAGCATCGTTACTAGAATCAATGATCATATCTCTAGTAGCTCTTTCTAATTCCGTGGTTGTCCGTAACATTCCCTTTTCTTTCCACTCAAAAACGGCCAGTAAATAAAATAATTTCACAATACTAGCCGGATAAATTTGTTCAATTCCCCGATAGTTAAATCCCCGCACGGGATATTTCCCAAATTCCTCCGGGGTTAAGGCGCCCCCGGTATTAACAGAAATCGGTGGGTCATATACTAACCAAGTCATAGCCACTTGATTGGCAGCTAAACCTGGAAATTGTGCGCGAGTTGCATCTATAATGCCAGTGCCTTGGGTTTCTAATTGTTCATCGGAATGGAAAAAAGTCATTTCAATTGTCAGTGTCGAGTGTCAAGTTTGCTAGTTTTGGCTAAGAGTCAATAGTCAACCCCCAACCGTCAACATCCATTAAATTAATTATGATTGCCAAACCCTTATCAGATACGATTGAGTATTGCTGTAGAGAGAATTTGGATCTCTATGATGGAGCCGACTGCCAAACTTTAGCAACGCAAGCGGCTGTATCTCGTCATTTACGTCTACTTCCCCAATCTAAAAATCACACTAATAATTCCCCTAATATTCTAGTTCAATTATGTGAAGATAATTATACCGCTTGGTTACTTGATTCGGATCAAAAGCATTTAGAGATTGCCACTCAGCCCTATCTCGCTCCGATTTGGTCAGAGGCTCAAATTCAAGCCGCAATTCCCCAGATTATTCAGTTTACTCAAGTCGCAATGGCAACCCCTAATTACTATCTTTGGGGCGGGACGGTCAGCCCTAATTATGATTGTTCGGGTTTAATGCAAGCTGCCTTTGCTGACGCCGGAATTTGGATTCCCAGAGACGCCTATCAACAAGAAGCCTTTGCCAAACCCATCACTTTTAATCGAGAACAATTAGATTTTTCGATTCTTCTCCCTGGGGATTTAATATTTTTTGGAACTGTCGAAAAAGCGACTCATGTTGGATTATATCTCGGAGACAAAAAATATATTCATAGTTCGGGTAACGAACAGGGTCGTAACGGCATAAAGATTGATGTGTTATCATTAGAAGGAGATACCTGTATTCAGTATTACTTTAAACGGTTACGGGGGGCAGGACGAATAATTTATAGTTATCAACTGCTTCCTAAGTAAAGTCATGTC includes:
- a CDS encoding transposase, IS605 OrfB family is translated as MIKHRNKWYAYLSITEDVPEVETEKRLGCDRGQNNLAVVAPKEGFGKFFNGQSVKHRRRYFQQRRKQLQEAKKFRALKKWNKKEQRWMEAINHTVSRRIVRFAQYHNADIVIEDLEGCRKTMKQSQKSRSDSGQSRHSWSYYSLEQKLNYKLALKGLKLIKRPAPYTSKSCSTCGVIGKRNRHDFNCPNGHYHNSDFNAARNLSQWDGFACDLNLKRDASVMDSSGLNYGVFGAPPNSVKNNQKEYIQLSLFDWARYENPTPLA
- a CDS encoding hypothetical protein (conserved hypothetical protein), which codes for MIAKPLSDTIEYCCRENLDLYDGADCQTLATQAAVSRHLRLLPQSKNHTNNSPNILVQLCEDNYTAWLLDSDQKHLEIATQPYLAPIWSEAQIQAAIPQIIQFTQVAMATPNYYLWGGTVSPNYDCSGLMQAAFADAGIWIPRDAYQQEAFAKPITFNREQLDFSILLPGDLIFFGTVEKATHVGLYLGDKKYIHSSGNEQGRNGIKIDVLSLEGDTCIQYYFKRLRGAGRIIYSYQLLPK